Below is a window of Aquarana catesbeiana isolate 2022-GZ linkage group LG11, ASM4218655v1, whole genome shotgun sequence DNA.
caggacggtaaaaaaagtcctgctagcagcatcttcggagcggtgaaggagcggtgtgtatagcgctcctttactgctcctgcccattgaaatcaatgggacggcgcggctataccgccggcaaagcgcctctgcagaggcgctttgcggtggtatttaaccatttctcggccactagcggggggtaaaaccgccccgctagcggccgcataccgacggtaaaacgccactaataatagcggcgttttaccaccgacgccgccccagtgtgcaagggctcttagggtgGTGGTGTTAGTCCTATAGGGCACTATAAAAGGACTACTACTCTCAGCATCACACCTGTCgggaggggggggtactgtcagtctCTAAGGGCATTAtagatggactactgctcccagcatttcATGCCTGAGGTGTGGAGGAGGGGGAAATGACACTCATAGTATACACTATAGGGACTACTACTCTCAGCATGTCccatattggggggaggggggggtctgtcagccCCCTTGTGCACTGTAGAAGGACTCCAAGCATGTCCTGTCTGGAGGTGTCAGTTCCTAAGGGCACAAtagatggactactgctcccagcatgtcATTTTTAGGGGAGGTGGGGGATCTATTACATTTCTGTCGGGTATTATAGAATAAGTACTACTCCCAGCATGTTCTGTAGAAGGGGGGGGGTGGCCTCGGCTTGGTCTTTTAGTCCCATTGGGGACTATAGACAGACTAttactcccagcatgtcctgtctgGAGGGGGAAGGGGGTGGAGTTATCAGTCCCATAGAGAACTATAGAGGAAGTACTACTCCCAGCATGTTCTCTCGGAGGTGTGTTGGGGGTGCACTATATGGAGGGACTACTACTCCCAGGATACTCTGTGGGGAGGTGGTAGTTCAGGATGATCTGCTTGTGGGAGTCCAACTCCAGACGGAGCGGTTTTATTTTATTCTGGATGAGGGGGGGGTTGGATTTTATTCTTATTgccctctgtgtccccattggggggaTTTCTCCTCATTTCCTGTCTCGGAGAcataacagaaagtgagagaaatccCTTCCTAGTCTGGTGTCCCCGCTGTAGGGTTTCCCCGCACTTCCTGTTTCCTGGGGGAGTGTCTCCCTGGATGTAGGATTGgatgcacccccccccctcagtaTATAACGTTGTCTCTCCTCTCTCTGGCAGTGATGGTGGCCACCCCAGAACAGATGAACATGGCGAAGCTGCCGTTGGCTCAGCGGGACTACTGCGCCCATCATCTCATCAAACTCATGAAGTGTAAGAGGGACATGTGGCCCAATATCTTCGCCTGTACGGACGAGCGACACGAGTGGGAGTACTGCCAGCACCTGGAGTGAGTATAAAGGGGGACTCCGGGGATTACCCTCCCCCCTCCGGGGACTCCGGAACTGTgctgacctttaaccacttgctgaccaaaccccccccctccccctcccccaggagTTTTTCCGACATTTTGTTTTTTCACAagtaaaaaaatctatattttctgctacgaaattactcagaacccccaaacattatatatatatttattttattttttagcagagaccctggagaataaaatggcggttgtggTTATGTCACTCAGTATTTGCGCAtttgtctttcaaatgcatttttttgtataatgtgaaagatgatgttacgccgagtaaatagatacccaacatgtcacactcgTGGGAATGGCGAccgactacggtacttaaaaatctccataggcgacgctttaaacattttttttttttacaggtaatggggggggaggggagacattgctttttaaaatttttaaccctttcatgactaagcctgtttctgacatttggtgtttacaagttaaaattcgtatttttttgctagaaaattacttagagcccccaaacattatgtatatatatatatttttttttatcagagaatctagagaataaaatggcggttgttgcatgattttatatcacacggtatttgtgcagtggtgttttaaacgcaactttttttgggggaaaagacACTTTCATCAATTTTAAAATAAAcggaacagtaaagttagcccaattttttttttttttctgtataatgtgaaagatgatgttacgccgagtaaatagatacttaacatgtcaggatttaaaattgcgcacactcgtggaatggcgacaaactacagtacctaaaaaaaaaaaaaaaaaaaaaaaaaatctccataggggacttttaaaaaataaataaataaataacggttaccaggtttgagttacagaggagttgtAGTGCTAGAAGTTTCCCTCTCACTCtggcgatcgcggcgatatctcacacgtgtggtttggacaccgtttacatatgcgggcgcgacttccacattgtgttgttttttttttattttttaattattgatgacttttattgctgtcacaagaaatgtaaacatcccatgtgacagtaataggtggtgacaggtcctctttatgaagggCTCTAAAAGACTCcatatccctcctttgcacttcaaagtattcagatcaccgaaaacggcgattctgaatactgtattttttttttttttaaaactggcgccattggcagccgagtaaacaggaagtgacgtcatgactttttgacactctttttggtGAATGACTAGGGGTGCTATGTACCTCATACTCCTTCACATGGGGGGGGAGCGGgatattaaagggggcttccagtttccgataagcccctacctgcagatcccgacaaccaccggccatggggacaaggagctttagGGTAGAGTTGGGGGGTCCCAAAGCACTCACAACCCCATGTTGAGAGCTTGTTGCCAggtctggttcaggagggggaggggccgttcgtccccccccccccccccccaaaccccaacacccccccccttttctgaccccATGCTGACTTTTTTCATTAGCtgttggccaaagctaatcacatggtacagatggattGTGATTGGCCCAATCATACTGATcatactgaccaatcacagctagcaacacgatTGTACCCCATGGATGGAGTCAAAGGAAACCCTCCATTGTTTATGACTGTCATGTAAtgtactgtgattggtcacaaggtACCCGCAgcgagccggtacactgatcatTCATTGGCCGTGTCTGGTGGGCGCAGCATGCGATCCGGTTAGACGTCACATAATGTCCACCCGAATCAACAAGaggcccgcccccctccccccacagacaCCATCTTTTTacaggctggaagtggttaaacgctTTTATCTGCCCCTTTTATTTACCCTTTGttgtgttttctgttttttgtttttctgcacaTTGACCGTCTATCTGTTTtctgttcccccctcctcctcctcttcttcctcttcctcttcctcctcttcctcttcttcttcctcttcttcttcctcttcttcctcctcttcttcctcctcttcttcctcttcttcttcctcttcttcttcctcttcttcttcctcttcctcttcctcttcttcttcctcttcttcttcctcttcttcctcttcctcttcttcctcttcctcttcttcctcttcctcttcctcctcctcctcttcttcctcctcctcctcttcttcctcctcctcctcttcttcctcctcctcctcttcttcctcctcctcctcttcttcctcctcctcctcttcttcctcctccagttACGTCCAGCGAATGAAGCAGTACGAGCGGGAACGGCGCCTCCTAGTGAGAAAAGCGCGCCGAGAGCAAATGGAAGCCGAGTGACGTCCGTCCGTTTTCTCCTCTCTGAGTGGAGGAATAAATCGTTCAATTACTTTATAATAAAGATTTCTCTTATGGTGACGCCGATtgtctgtgtgtgttttgtgcGATCGTTACATCATTCGTTACATCATTCGTATCCTAACCAAAGCTGGACAAAAGACGGGCAGCCAAAgtgtgggaagaaaaaaaaaattgtgacatgaATTAAACTTTATTGTCCCAGAGACAAAGAACACAGCCCCGTGGGGGAGGGGCACTGGACAGAGTGAGGAAGGTCTGGATGGATCTTCTGTATTATTTGTTCAGCACTTGTGGgcttgtggtgtgtgttttttattttgtgttttttttgttttgttttgttttgttttctgttttttttgtttgtttttgtttagttttttttataacTCACAAAGATGGCGGATATCGTAGGTTAAAGTGGAacgttagtcagaaaatgaagtcctgttagatgacttcaggctggttCTTTTCTTTGCAGGTAAAGCGATAGAAAAAAACAGTAATACTCTCGCCccgttctgcacatgctcagttgatctcccatttttaggcactgcgctGAATTTGTAAAGCCCGATGTGCTGACCGCCTTGGACCCCCCTTCACACTGGAGGCTTTTtcttcaggcgcttttgggctaaaaaatagcgcctgaaaaaatgcctccactgcagccccagtgtgaaagcccgagggcattTTACACCCggggcggtgcgctggcgggacgttagaaaaagtcctgcaagccgcatcttcggGGCGGTGAGGGAGCGCTgtattacacccctcccccccaccgccccttcccattgaaatcaatgggcatcgCTGCTGAAGCGACTGCaaagcgctttgcgggcgctttttaatcctttattcggccgctagcgaggggaTAGCAGCCAAAAAGCGCTGTTATAAtatcggtaaagcgctgctaaaataaacggtgctttaccactaatgccccccccccaccccagtgtgaaagaagctttaaagtggaattaaatccccccccctcttccttaaAGCTACTTCCACGCTTAGGCGcgatagcgcctgtaaagagcctctcctgtcactccaatgtgaaagccccgggtgctttcacaccggagcggtgcgctggcaggacgggaaaaaaaagtctcttctttgaggcgctttaggagcgatgtgtatacgccgctcctccaccgtccctgcccattgaaatcaatgggcagcggcgcttttaacgcTCTTTCGGCCGCTACCGGGGTGAAAAGTGCGCCGCAAAAAAAAAGCGGCACTTTgtgtcggtccccccccccccccccccgcgtctcAGTGTGAAGGTGCCctaacagccaaggaagctgcttctgtttgatctgtaactgaCATGGTGTAACACATGTGATGAGTTATAACACCAGAAATGTGATGGTTTGGTTGAGGACGCAGGCGGCAAATGGGACAGTTTTCATTTCCAACATtacaggaatgtaactttttttggaAATTGGTAattcg
It encodes the following:
- the NDUFB7 gene encoding NADH dehydrogenase [ubiquinone] 1 beta subcomplex subunit 7, encoding MGAHLVRRYWGEPEPDPITMPASPTGEQFQERVMVATPEQMNMAKLPLAQRDYCAHHLIKLMKCKRDMWPNIFACTDERHEWEYCQHLDYVQRMKQYERERRLLVRKARREQMEAE